Proteins encoded together in one Prunus dulcis chromosome 3, ALMONDv2, whole genome shotgun sequence window:
- the LOC117623360 gene encoding F-box/kelch-repeat protein At5g15710, whose product MDGAGESSESGSAASSLKSMENGCSGKDDGCPKQVSPLRGGGSRNTSPLGCVRSRNTSPSRQKVVKTKPRGLDEETASTFGKAIHPDVQMEDNIWAMLPEDLLNEILARVPPFMIFRLRCVCKRWNTILQDRSFLKFHSQVPSHGPCLLTFWKNSQTSQCSVFSLPLKTWYRIPFTFLPQWAFWLVGSSAGLVCFSGLDGLSFKTLVCNPLTQTWRTLPSMHYNQQRQLIMVVDKKDRSFKIIATSDIYGDNKSLPTEVYDSKLNSWSIHQIMPAVNLCSSKMAYCDSRLYLETLSPLGLMMYRLDTGFWEHIPAKFPRSLLDGYLVAGTQKRLFLVGRIGLYSTLQSMRIWELDHTKFIWVEISRMPPKYFRSLLRLSAERFECSGQDNLICFTSWNQGKGLLYDVDKKAWSWIAGCALQSYNSQVCFYEPRFDASIY is encoded by the coding sequence ATGGATGGTGCTGGGGAATCTTCTGAATCTGGGTCTGCAGCGTCAAGTCTGAAATCTATGGAAAATGGGTGTTCTGGTAAAGATGATGGGTGCCCAAAGCAAGTGTCGCCTCTTAGAGGTGGTGGGTCGAGGAATACGAGTCCTTTGGGTTGTGTAAGATCAAGAAACACTAGCCCTTCGAGGCAGAAGGTGGTTAAGACAAAACCGCGAGGGCTAGATGAGGAAACGGCTTCAACTTTTGGCAAAGCAATTCATCCTGATGTTCAAATGGAGGATAATATATGGGCAATGTTGCCAGAGGACTTGTTGAATGAGATATTAGCTAGGGTTCCGCCATTTATGATATTTAGGCTCCGGTGTGTTTGTAAACGGTGGAATACAATTCTACAAGATAGAAGTTTTCTTAAGTTCCACTCGCAAGTGCCATCTCACGGGCCTTGTCTTCTCACATTCTGGAAGAACTCTCAGACCTCACAATGCTCAGTCTTCAGCTTACCATTAAAAACATGGTACAGAATTCCGTTCACATTTTTGCCACAGTGGGCATTCTGGTTGGTGGGCTCTTCTGCTGGTCTAGTTTGCTTTTCTGGGCTTGATGGCTTAAGTTTTAAAACCTTGGTTTGTAACCCTCTTACACAAACTTGGAGGACATTGCCAAGTATGCATTATAATCAGCAAAGGCAGCTGATAATGGTTGTTGATAAGAAGGACCGGTCATTTAAAATTATAGCCACTAGTGATATTTATGGTGACAACAAGTCGTTGCCCACTGAAGTATATGATTCAAAGCTAAATAGTTGGTCAATTCACCAGATAATGCCTGCAGTTAATCTTTGCTCCTCAAAGATGGCATATTGCGACTCCAGACTATATTTAGAAACCCTTTCTCCACTTGGCCTAATGATGTACCGGTTGGACACAGGATTCTGGGAACACATTCCAGCTAAGTTCCCACGGTCTCTATTGGATGGTTATTTGGTAGCTGGCACCCAAAAGCGTCTGTTTCTAGTTGGAAGGATTGGTCTTTATAGTACTCTTCAGAGTATGAGAATATGGGAATTGGATCATACAAAATTTATATGGGTGGAGATTAGCAGGATGCCTCCAAAGTATTTTCGATCTTTGTTAAGGTTATCAGCTGAGAGATTCGAGTGCTCTGGACAGGATAACTTGATTTGCTTCACATCGTGGAACCAAGGGAAGGGCCTTCTCTATGACGTGGATAAGAAGGCGTGGTCCTGGATTGCAGGCTGTGCTCTTCAGTCGTACAACAGCCAGGTTTGTTTCTATGAGCCGAGATTTGATGCTTCCATCTACTGA